Proteins co-encoded in one Opitutus terrae PB90-1 genomic window:
- a CDS encoding glycoside hydrolase family 172 protein, with the protein MKLVPMFPLLIAWLLTSAAMLGAEEIRDVSWFLQRMRSVEHLAELENSHTALASTWDRTGANGDGGDFKDLRPPTATEPGRNILLDVDGPGCIHRIFLGVLGPQQQGTRIQIFLDGLSAPTIDLPITEFFDYQNGPLPYPLVFFKSYPGTLFPIPFAQHCLVQLVNADYGKPDWNDARWSNYWQITYTRYSESVKVKSLTWPLSEAEKREALATREAWLLAESSAPLPPAQWDAEHSTALAPHETLSFDLPGTGVIRQLRVQLEPATPQVLEAVRLQLTWDGAAEPSVDVPVGYFFGHVHGGLGQVLQSPAAVNGPSGPLHPDNWDLVPYSTTFHSLLLGTTDREAYACFPMPFAHGARVKLVNTGDVAVSLARVRLQLERREKLPPDWGRFHATWTHSLADTADTPRVGPKQVPVKTVLQRSGAGKYVGVMLSIDWPSYAWWGEGDWLIWSDEAGWPPSYHGTGSEEYFNSGWCRFDRKAVSGFVTLRPGHPTVYSFHLNDAFQFRKSIRVVEEQMGHKLIGEGHPRWINTAFWYGREPQPAGSD; encoded by the coding sequence ATGAAACTTGTTCCAATGTTTCCCCTGCTGATCGCGTGGTTGCTCACGTCTGCGGCTATGCTGGGCGCGGAAGAGATCCGCGACGTCAGTTGGTTTTTGCAGCGCATGCGTTCGGTCGAGCACCTGGCCGAGCTCGAGAACTCGCACACTGCGTTGGCGAGCACGTGGGACCGGACGGGCGCGAACGGCGACGGTGGCGATTTCAAGGATCTGCGGCCGCCGACTGCGACCGAACCGGGCCGCAACATCCTGCTGGACGTCGACGGCCCGGGCTGCATTCACCGGATCTTTCTCGGCGTGCTCGGACCGCAGCAGCAGGGCACGCGCATTCAGATTTTCCTGGACGGCCTGTCGGCGCCGACGATCGATCTGCCGATCACCGAGTTCTTCGATTACCAGAATGGCCCGCTGCCCTATCCACTGGTGTTCTTCAAAAGCTATCCCGGGACGCTGTTCCCGATTCCCTTTGCGCAACACTGCCTCGTGCAGCTGGTGAACGCCGACTACGGCAAGCCGGACTGGAACGACGCGCGGTGGAGCAATTACTGGCAGATCACCTACACGCGCTATTCCGAAAGCGTGAAGGTGAAGAGCCTGACCTGGCCGCTCAGCGAGGCGGAAAAGCGCGAGGCGCTGGCCACGCGCGAAGCTTGGTTGCTGGCCGAGTCGAGCGCGCCGCTGCCGCCTGCCCAATGGGATGCCGAGCATAGCACCGCGCTTGCGCCGCACGAGACGTTGTCGTTCGACCTGCCGGGCACCGGGGTGATCCGGCAGCTTCGCGTGCAGCTCGAACCGGCCACGCCGCAGGTCTTGGAGGCAGTGCGGCTGCAACTCACCTGGGACGGAGCGGCGGAGCCCAGCGTCGACGTGCCGGTGGGTTATTTTTTCGGACACGTGCACGGCGGGCTCGGGCAGGTGCTGCAATCACCCGCGGCGGTGAATGGACCGAGCGGGCCGCTGCATCCGGACAACTGGGACCTCGTGCCGTATTCGACGACGTTTCACTCGCTGCTTCTCGGCACGACGGACAGGGAGGCGTATGCCTGTTTCCCGATGCCCTTCGCGCACGGCGCGAGAGTGAAGCTGGTCAACACCGGCGACGTCGCGGTGAGCCTCGCGCGGGTGCGGCTGCAACTCGAGCGTCGTGAAAAACTGCCGCCGGACTGGGGGCGGTTTCATGCGACGTGGACGCACAGTCTGGCGGACACGGCGGATACGCCGCGCGTCGGGCCCAAGCAGGTGCCGGTCAAAACCGTGCTCCAGCGCAGCGGCGCCGGAAAGTATGTCGGTGTGATGCTGTCGATCGACTGGCCGAGCTACGCGTGGTGGGGCGAAGGCGATTGGCTGATCTGGTCCGACGAGGCCGGCTGGCCGCCGTCGTATCACGGCACGGGCAGCGAAGAATATTTCAACAGTGGCTGGTGTCGCTTCGACCGGAAGGCGGTGTCGGGGTTCGTGACGCTGCGACCCGGGCATCCGACGGTTTACTCGTTTCACCTGAATGACGCGTTCCAGTTTCGGAAATCGATTCGCGTCGTGGAGGAGCAGATGGGCCACAAACTGATTGGCGAAGGTCACCCGCGCTGGATCAACACGGCCTTTTGGTATGGGCGCGAGCCGCAACCGGCGGGATCGGACTGA
- a CDS encoding NAD-dependent epimerase/dehydratase family protein, translated as MKILLTGGTGVIGTGAIPAMLKAGHEIRLLSRHADRDVSRFPAGVESFTADLGEPGSLPQAVQGCEAIVHIAGIVEERPPEITFEKINVGGTRALCAAGEAAGRPYFLHVSSLGADRGESEYHRSKLRAEQIVQRYHGPWLILRPGAVYGPGDETISLLLKFIRHLPAVPIVDDGTQPFQPLWFEDFGAVLAEAVTRRELAGQILEVAGPDITSTVDVLDRLARITDRNPPRLPVPTWLAQVGASSAESAGGFGEKLLRQLGLSAPINSAKLQMLLEGSVLGNPQSNALISAFTVAPTPLQDGLEQLADQLPERPPGEGVGAVERSVYFAEIEPTTLSPAELLSLVLERITEVMPLEFAAEPGAPTRAELGVTMTGAIPGRGHFQVRLDERTETRATFVTIEGHPLAGVLTFSTDATPRGVRFAIELVAQSANVADWLAMRTFGRAMQSSNWRAVVRRVIALSGGEAPQGVQKQHETLSEEDVTALTGRVRELVARREREETEQEIGSAPDH; from the coding sequence ATGAAAATCCTGCTCACGGGAGGGACCGGAGTGATCGGCACCGGCGCGATCCCCGCCATGCTGAAGGCCGGCCACGAAATCCGCCTGCTGTCGCGTCACGCGGACCGCGACGTGTCTCGTTTTCCGGCAGGCGTGGAATCATTTACCGCCGATCTCGGCGAACCCGGCAGCCTGCCACAAGCGGTGCAGGGATGTGAGGCGATTGTCCACATCGCCGGCATCGTCGAAGAACGGCCGCCGGAAATCACGTTCGAAAAAATCAACGTTGGCGGCACGCGCGCGCTCTGCGCCGCTGGCGAAGCCGCAGGCCGCCCCTACTTCCTTCACGTTTCGTCATTGGGCGCAGATCGCGGCGAGTCCGAATACCATCGTTCCAAGCTGCGCGCTGAACAGATCGTGCAGCGTTACCACGGACCCTGGCTCATTCTCCGGCCCGGCGCCGTCTACGGGCCGGGCGATGAAACGATTTCGCTGCTGCTGAAATTCATTCGTCATCTGCCGGCGGTGCCGATCGTCGACGACGGCACCCAGCCGTTTCAGCCGCTCTGGTTCGAGGATTTTGGCGCCGTCCTGGCGGAAGCAGTCACCCGCCGTGAACTCGCCGGGCAGATCCTCGAAGTGGCCGGCCCAGATATCACCTCCACCGTCGACGTGCTGGATCGACTCGCTCGCATCACCGATCGCAATCCGCCCCGGCTGCCGGTGCCCACGTGGCTCGCGCAGGTCGGCGCGAGTTCAGCCGAATCCGCCGGCGGGTTCGGGGAAAAACTTTTGCGGCAGCTCGGGCTGTCGGCACCGATCAATAGCGCCAAGCTTCAGATGCTCCTCGAAGGCAGCGTGCTCGGCAATCCGCAGAGCAATGCGCTGATCTCCGCGTTCACCGTCGCGCCCACGCCGCTTCAGGATGGACTGGAACAACTCGCCGATCAGCTGCCGGAGCGTCCTCCAGGCGAGGGCGTCGGCGCGGTCGAGCGCTCGGTCTATTTCGCCGAAATCGAACCGACCACGTTGTCGCCGGCCGAGCTGCTGTCGCTCGTGCTCGAACGGATCACCGAGGTCATGCCGCTCGAGTTTGCGGCCGAGCCGGGCGCTCCGACGCGCGCGGAGCTCGGCGTCACGATGACCGGCGCGATTCCGGGTCGCGGCCACTTTCAGGTGCGGCTCGACGAGCGCACCGAGACGCGCGCGACGTTCGTGACGATCGAAGGCCATCCGCTGGCCGGGGTGCTGACGTTCTCCACCGACGCGACACCACGCGGCGTGCGGTTCGCGATCGAGCTCGTCGCGCAATCCGCCAATGTCGCCGACTGGCTCGCGATGCGGACGTTCGGCCGGGCAATGCAAAGCAGCAACTGGCGTGCGGTGGTGCGACGGGTCATCGCGTTGAGCGGCGGCGAAGCACCGCAAGGCGTGCAAAAGCAGCACGAGACGCTGAGCGAAGAAGACGTGACCGCGTTGACCGGGCGCGTGCGCGAGCTCGTCGCCCGCCGTGAGCGCGAGGAGACCGAACAGGAGATCGGCTCCGCGCCGGACCACTGA
- a CDS encoding AraC family transcriptional regulator, with product MSSDTLSDVLHAVRLTGAVFFDVEAHAPWSEASPAGSVIAPQALPSVQHVIAFHVVTEGRCWVATAGLAPVALEAGDIVVFPQGDAHTLYSEAGPAHPVPLDTFARARRSQLPLPVHIGTQGMERTHLVCGYLGCDVRPFNPLIATLPRILHVRDRAGATHGWLSQFISVALAESREKRPGGESVLSRLSELMFIEVVRRHVEAMSPQHTGWLAGLRDEFVGRALAVMHREPARNWSLEELALAAGRSRSAFAERFAELVGQPPMQYLAHWRMQVAAGLLARGAKVSSVALEVGYDSEAAFSRAFKKLAGTSPGAWRLRGGEASTAVRSDAPASNHSLPLAASA from the coding sequence ATGAGCTCAGACACGCTCTCCGATGTATTGCATGCGGTGCGGCTGACTGGCGCGGTGTTTTTCGATGTCGAGGCGCATGCGCCGTGGTCGGAAGCCTCCCCTGCCGGCAGTGTGATCGCGCCGCAGGCGTTGCCCTCCGTGCAGCACGTGATCGCCTTTCACGTCGTGACCGAAGGCCGTTGCTGGGTCGCGACCGCTGGACTCGCGCCCGTCGCGCTCGAGGCTGGTGACATCGTCGTGTTTCCGCAGGGCGACGCGCACACGCTCTACAGCGAAGCTGGACCGGCCCATCCAGTGCCGCTCGATACGTTCGCGCGCGCCCGCCGCAGCCAGCTACCGCTGCCGGTTCACATTGGGACACAGGGAATGGAACGGACCCACCTGGTGTGCGGCTATCTCGGCTGCGACGTACGGCCGTTCAACCCGCTGATCGCAACGCTGCCCAGGATCCTGCACGTGCGCGACCGCGCCGGTGCGACCCATGGCTGGCTCAGCCAGTTCATTTCCGTGGCACTCGCCGAATCGCGCGAAAAACGGCCCGGCGGCGAATCGGTGCTGTCGCGACTCAGCGAACTGATGTTCATTGAAGTCGTCCGCCGGCACGTGGAGGCGATGTCGCCGCAGCACACCGGTTGGCTCGCGGGACTCCGCGACGAATTCGTGGGCCGGGCACTGGCCGTGATGCACCGCGAACCCGCCCGCAACTGGTCGCTGGAGGAACTCGCACTCGCGGCTGGGCGCTCGCGTTCAGCTTTTGCGGAGCGGTTCGCGGAACTGGTCGGTCAACCGCCGATGCAATACCTCGCGCACTGGCGGATGCAGGTCGCCGCGGGTCTGCTCGCCCGCGGCGCCAAAGTCTCGAGCGTGGCGCTCGAGGTCGGCTACGATTCCGAGGCGGCGTTCAGTCGGGCCTTCAAGAAACTTGCCGGAACTTCGCCGGGTGCCTGGCGCCTGCGCGGTGGCGAAGCGTCCACCGCCGTTCGCAGCGACGCTCCAGCGTCAAACCATTCTCTGCCGCTGGCCGCCTCGGCCTGA
- a CDS encoding vanadium-dependent haloperoxidase gives MLPNRMTHRLAATAAALLLALTAQLHANEALHWNRVACGATEVALPLDPMAESRVLAIVHTAMHDAANATHPRYHTYGAEQPQARGGSAEAAVATAAHVTLSALLPKQRALFDHELTSSLQQVSDGEAKQRGIAAGQTAAAWLLQARQQDGAQEVGEYAPRNEPGDYRPTPPDFTPAVAAGWGRVKPFVLTASAQFRPAPPPAVGSPRALADLEEVRLIGGEKSDRRTHEQSEIACFWYENSTCGWNRIAANVGAQQKLDLWDQARLLALVNLAMADGFIGGFEAKYHYHYWRPATAIREAGHAEWLSQLFTPPVPDYPSTHTVLGGAVAATMARFFGTDFVSFATTSGGPYPGITRRFWSFSQAARENGASRVLAGIHFASAVEAGYRQGAEIGTWVFERALQPLNRPALTASTPHSAAATAATN, from the coding sequence ATGTTACCGAACCGAATGACACACCGGCTGGCCGCGACGGCTGCCGCCCTCCTGCTGGCGCTCACCGCCCAGCTCCACGCCAATGAAGCGCTCCACTGGAACCGCGTCGCCTGCGGCGCGACCGAGGTGGCGCTGCCGCTCGATCCGATGGCGGAATCACGCGTGCTCGCGATCGTGCACACCGCGATGCACGACGCGGCGAACGCGACGCATCCCCGCTATCACACTTATGGCGCTGAACAGCCGCAGGCGCGCGGCGGCTCGGCGGAAGCCGCGGTCGCGACCGCCGCGCATGTCACGCTGAGCGCGTTGCTGCCCAAGCAGCGCGCACTCTTTGATCACGAACTTACGTCCTCGCTGCAGCAGGTGTCCGACGGCGAGGCCAAGCAGCGCGGCATCGCGGCGGGCCAAACCGCGGCGGCCTGGCTGCTGCAGGCGCGGCAGCAGGACGGCGCGCAGGAGGTCGGCGAATACGCGCCGCGCAATGAACCCGGCGACTACCGGCCGACGCCGCCGGATTTCACGCCGGCAGTCGCGGCCGGCTGGGGCCGGGTGAAGCCGTTCGTGCTGACGGCATCCGCGCAGTTCCGACCGGCCCCGCCTCCGGCGGTGGGCAGCCCGCGGGCCCTGGCCGATCTCGAGGAAGTGCGGCTGATCGGCGGCGAGAAGAGTGACCGCCGTACGCATGAGCAGAGTGAGATCGCCTGTTTTTGGTATGAGAACTCGACGTGCGGCTGGAACCGGATCGCGGCGAATGTCGGCGCGCAGCAGAAGCTCGATCTCTGGGACCAGGCGCGGCTGTTGGCGCTCGTGAACCTCGCGATGGCGGACGGATTTATCGGCGGGTTCGAAGCCAAGTATCATTACCATTACTGGCGGCCCGCGACCGCGATCCGCGAAGCCGGCCACGCCGAGTGGCTCAGTCAGCTGTTCACGCCGCCGGTGCCGGATTATCCCTCCACGCATACGGTGCTCGGCGGAGCGGTGGCGGCGACGATGGCGCGATTCTTCGGCACGGATTTTGTGAGCTTCGCGACGACGAGTGGCGGCCCGTATCCCGGCATCACGCGCCGGTTCTGGTCCTTCTCACAGGCGGCGCGGGAGAACGGCGCGTCGCGTGTGCTGGCGGGAATCCATTTCGCCAGTGCGGTGGAGGCCGGCTACCGGCAGGGCGCGGAGATCGGCACGTGGGTGTTCGAGCGCGCATTGCAGCCGCTGAACCGTCCTGCTCTCACCGCGAGCACGCCGCACTCCGCGGCGGCCACGGCAGCCACGAACTGA
- a CDS encoding MFS transporter translates to MQPAPTPDRLPLREYLGYALGDTASNLFFQTFNIFLTYYYVDVWGIPAAALLLMFPLVRLWDAVNDPIMGIVADRTRSRWGKFRPYLLWGAVPYGVCGYLMFAGPDLSAQGKIVYAYVTYTLMLMAYTVINVPYSSLLGVISPSSRTRTVASSFRFVGAFGGGLLISMFVRPLVKELGGDNETLGFQYTMAIFGALSIAMFWITFATTKERVTPPPQQKTNVLGELRELVRNGPWLALLLATIFSTTFIALRSGSTLFYFKYCVGDTGAPVWLGRFDASTLFLASGMASMMLGTLCLGVFARRIDKKPLAIWLTTGTAIAYAAFYFLPTDNFALLLTVNALGTFCMGPTSALVWAMYADVADYGEWKFSRRSTGLIYSASLFALKTGIMVGGFVLPWFLDFYGFVPNITQTPRALEGILLAFSLGAGAFAGLKALALVIYPLNQREVDRVERELRERRGEPAVAV, encoded by the coding sequence ATGCAGCCCGCCCCCACCCCGGACCGGCTCCCGCTCCGCGAATACCTCGGCTACGCGCTGGGCGACACCGCCTCGAACCTGTTCTTCCAGACGTTCAACATCTTTCTGACGTATTACTATGTTGACGTGTGGGGGATCCCGGCCGCGGCGCTATTGCTGATGTTCCCGCTGGTCCGACTCTGGGACGCCGTGAACGATCCTATCATGGGGATCGTCGCCGATCGCACCCGGAGCCGCTGGGGCAAGTTCCGGCCTTACCTGCTTTGGGGCGCGGTGCCCTACGGCGTTTGCGGTTACCTGATGTTCGCCGGACCCGATCTGAGCGCCCAGGGCAAAATCGTCTACGCCTACGTCACCTACACGCTCATGCTGATGGCCTACACGGTCATCAACGTGCCCTACTCCTCGCTGCTCGGAGTGATCAGCCCGTCGTCGCGCACGCGCACCGTGGCCTCGAGCTTCCGTTTTGTGGGCGCATTCGGCGGCGGATTGTTGATCTCGATGTTCGTCCGGCCGCTGGTGAAGGAACTCGGCGGCGACAACGAGACCCTCGGCTTCCAGTACACGATGGCGATCTTCGGCGCGCTCTCGATCGCGATGTTCTGGATCACGTTCGCGACGACGAAGGAGCGCGTGACGCCGCCGCCGCAGCAGAAAACGAACGTGCTGGGCGAACTGCGCGAGCTGGTGCGCAACGGCCCGTGGCTGGCGCTGCTGCTGGCGACGATTTTCTCGACCACCTTCATCGCGCTCCGCTCCGGCAGCACGCTCTTCTATTTCAAATACTGCGTCGGCGACACCGGTGCGCCGGTGTGGCTCGGCCGCTTCGACGCGAGCACACTGTTCCTCGCGTCGGGCATGGCGAGCATGATGCTCGGCACGCTTTGTCTCGGCGTGTTCGCCCGGCGGATCGACAAGAAGCCGCTCGCGATCTGGCTGACCACCGGCACCGCGATCGCCTACGCGGCGTTCTATTTTCTGCCGACGGACAACTTCGCGCTGCTGCTCACGGTGAACGCACTCGGCACCTTCTGCATGGGTCCGACTTCCGCGCTGGTGTGGGCGATGTATGCCGACGTGGCGGATTACGGTGAATGGAAATTCTCCCGTCGCTCGACCGGGCTCATCTATTCGGCGTCACTCTTCGCGCTGAAAACCGGAATCATGGTGGGCGGGTTCGTGCTGCCGTGGTTTTTGGACTTTTACGGGTTCGTGCCGAACATCACGCAGACTCCGCGCGCGCTCGAAGGCATCCTGCTCGCGTTCTCGCTCGGGGCCGGAGCGTTCGCGGGGCTGAAGGCGCTCGCGCTCGTCATCTATCCGCTCAACCAGCGCGAGGTCGACCGGGTCGAGCGCGAGCTACGCGAGCGCCGCGGGGAGCCGGCGGTGGCTGTCTGA
- a CDS encoding ThuA domain-containing protein codes for MKLRLLSLSFLALLAAPAMRAEQFSALLFSKTAGWHHDSINTGVIAIQALGKLHDFNVFWTEDANRVFNDKELAKYKVVIFLCTTGDVLNDQQQAAFEKFIKNGGGFVGIHSASDTEYEWPWYTKMVGRMFHIHPVVQTATMKVEDYNFPGMDRFAKRFLFTEEWYEFGPPQSQALKYLLSVDEKTYKPAANWGTKQGKGMGDFHPTSWYQNYDGGRAFYTAMGHLPATYLDANFIHHIYGGIYWAATGNEFHAE; via the coding sequence ATGAAACTGCGACTCCTGTCCCTCTCGTTCCTCGCGCTGCTCGCCGCCCCGGCGATGCGCGCCGAGCAGTTCAGTGCACTGCTCTTTTCCAAAACCGCCGGCTGGCATCACGACTCGATCAACACCGGCGTGATCGCGATCCAGGCACTCGGAAAGCTGCATGATTTTAACGTCTTCTGGACCGAGGACGCGAACCGCGTGTTCAACGACAAGGAGCTCGCGAAATACAAGGTGGTGATCTTCCTCTGCACCACCGGCGACGTGCTCAACGACCAGCAGCAGGCGGCGTTCGAGAAGTTCATCAAGAACGGCGGCGGGTTCGTCGGCATCCACAGCGCGTCGGACACGGAATACGAGTGGCCGTGGTATACGAAGATGGTTGGACGGATGTTTCACATCCATCCGGTGGTGCAGACCGCGACGATGAAGGTGGAGGACTACAACTTCCCCGGCATGGATCGGTTTGCGAAGCGGTTTCTGTTCACGGAAGAGTGGTATGAGTTCGGCCCGCCGCAGTCGCAGGCGCTGAAGTATCTGCTCTCGGTCGACGAGAAGACCTACAAGCCCGCGGCCAACTGGGGCACGAAGCAGGGCAAGGGCATGGGCGACTTCCATCCGACCTCCTGGTATCAGAACTACGACGGTGGCCGGGCGTTCTACACGGCGATGGGCCATCTGCCGGCGACCTACCTCGACGCGAATTTCATCCACCACATCTACGGCGGCATTTATTGGGCGGCGACGGGCAACGAATTTCACGCCGAGTAG
- the rapA gene encoding RNA polymerase-associated protein RapA, which yields MPLEVLGQRCLSEREPELGLGIVASVDRAARRLGIDFPATGEKRLYALGTSVLKRVQFRAGDSVTSREGTTFTVETVEEEDGLLVYFGAGRRLREDGISDVTSVSSPAERLMAGQVDPGEVFELRSQVLEAQAQFRQSEVRGFLGGRIELIPHQFYILHEVAARQIPRVLLADEVGLGKTIEACLIVQRLLAVGQARRVLILVPESLTHQWFVELLRRFNLWFSIYDEERCTAQEQSTPGENPFLSSQLALAGVRFLAADERRREQAIAAGWDVVVVDEAHHLAWAPDAASPEYAIVEALARRAPGLLLLTATPTQLGLAGHFARLRLLDPDRYNDFDRFVAEAEGYATVAGVAEKILAQKPLTPRDHAALKAIFQKDPVRLEQHLAALAEAQPGAREALLKTLLDQHGTGRVMFRNTRAAMSGFPKRKFCPVPLGVDLGAAAAGEPASAAPTDESDEDLLLELGEEPGAIVSGAALLARAARELQAEESGTEGEIRYAFRGDPRIKWLVDFLRRHRTTKVLLICRSPRKVAAIEAAVQERAAIKSALFHEGLSLVQRDRNAAWFAEPDGAQLLLCSEIGSEGRNFQFAHHLVLFDLPLNPGLLEQRIGRLDRIGQTETIRIHVPYLTGSATECVIEWYQRGLNAFEAPLHGGDAYRQEFRARLLALAAKYRGGEIDRAELDRLVADTSAFREVLARKLKQGRDRLLELASFNRATAESVIERVRAADADPRVRQVLLAVLEHFGVEVKEHEAGDLALDPSRAYLESFPSVPAEGMLATFSRSRATAREDLRFLSADHPLMQDALDLLIDSPAGTAAFGTIVSDQPNLLLEAVFVLETVADSRWRVDQFLAPTPVRVLIDLRGTDLTAERDARAVAREFEDADIHRFLERPGFDAPLLQRMLAAANGVAAARTGELKSEALARATAALDAEAQRLEDLRRLNDQVRPEEIELTRQQLQHTRTAIEQARLRLDSIRLIVQGPA from the coding sequence ATGCCTCTCGAAGTTTTGGGCCAACGATGTTTGAGCGAGCGCGAGCCGGAGCTCGGGCTGGGCATCGTCGCGAGCGTGGACCGCGCGGCGCGGCGGCTCGGCATCGATTTCCCCGCCACGGGCGAAAAACGGTTGTACGCGCTCGGTACCTCGGTGCTGAAACGCGTGCAGTTTCGGGCGGGCGACAGCGTGACCAGTCGCGAGGGCACCACGTTTACGGTCGAGACCGTCGAGGAGGAGGACGGTCTGCTGGTCTATTTCGGCGCGGGCCGGCGGCTGCGGGAGGATGGCATTTCGGATGTGACGAGCGTCAGCTCGCCGGCGGAACGATTGATGGCCGGCCAGGTGGATCCGGGCGAGGTGTTCGAGTTGCGTTCGCAGGTGCTGGAGGCGCAGGCGCAGTTTCGACAGTCGGAGGTGCGCGGATTTCTCGGCGGGCGAATCGAGCTGATTCCACATCAGTTCTATATCCTGCACGAAGTCGCCGCGCGGCAGATTCCGCGCGTGCTGCTCGCCGACGAGGTCGGTCTGGGCAAAACGATCGAGGCGTGCCTGATCGTGCAGCGCTTGCTGGCGGTGGGCCAGGCGCGGCGGGTGTTGATCCTCGTGCCGGAATCGCTGACGCACCAGTGGTTCGTTGAACTCCTGCGGCGGTTCAACCTCTGGTTCAGCATCTACGACGAGGAGCGCTGCACGGCGCAGGAGCAGAGCACTCCAGGCGAGAACCCATTTCTCAGCTCGCAGCTTGCGCTCGCTGGCGTGCGTTTTCTCGCGGCGGATGAGCGCCGACGCGAGCAGGCGATCGCGGCTGGCTGGGACGTGGTCGTGGTCGACGAAGCGCACCATCTGGCGTGGGCGCCGGACGCGGCGAGCCCGGAGTATGCGATCGTCGAAGCTCTCGCGCGTCGAGCGCCCGGGCTGCTGCTGCTGACCGCCACGCCGACGCAGCTCGGACTGGCCGGACACTTCGCGCGGCTGCGGCTGCTCGATCCGGATCGCTACAACGATTTCGATCGTTTCGTCGCCGAGGCGGAAGGCTACGCGACGGTGGCTGGCGTGGCGGAGAAGATCCTGGCGCAGAAACCGCTCACGCCGCGGGATCACGCGGCGTTGAAGGCGATTTTCCAAAAAGACCCGGTGCGATTGGAGCAGCATCTCGCGGCGCTGGCGGAGGCCCAGCCCGGCGCACGCGAGGCGTTGTTGAAGACACTGCTCGACCAGCATGGCACGGGGCGCGTGATGTTCCGCAACACGCGCGCCGCGATGAGCGGTTTTCCCAAGCGCAAATTCTGTCCGGTGCCTCTAGGCGTTGACCTCGGCGCGGCGGCAGCGGGCGAGCCTGCGTCAGCGGCACCCACTGACGAAAGCGACGAGGACCTGCTGCTGGAGCTCGGCGAGGAACCGGGCGCGATCGTTTCCGGCGCCGCGCTGCTCGCGCGGGCGGCGCGGGAACTGCAGGCGGAAGAAAGCGGCACCGAAGGAGAGATTCGTTACGCGTTTCGCGGCGACCCGCGGATCAAGTGGCTGGTCGATTTCCTCAGACGGCATCGCACGACGAAGGTCCTGCTGATTTGTCGCTCGCCGCGGAAGGTGGCGGCGATCGAAGCGGCCGTGCAGGAACGCGCCGCGATTAAATCGGCGCTGTTTCACGAAGGACTTTCGCTCGTGCAGCGCGATCGCAACGCGGCGTGGTTTGCCGAACCGGACGGCGCGCAACTGCTCCTGTGCTCGGAAATCGGCAGCGAAGGCCGCAATTTCCAGTTTGCGCACCATCTCGTGCTCTTCGATTTGCCGCTGAATCCGGGCTTGCTCGAGCAGCGGATCGGCCGGCTGGATCGGATCGGCCAGACCGAGACGATCCGTATCCACGTGCCGTATCTGACCGGGAGCGCGACGGAGTGCGTCATCGAGTGGTATCAGCGCGGACTGAACGCGTTCGAGGCGCCGCTGCATGGGGGCGACGCGTATCGGCAGGAGTTTCGCGCGCGGTTGCTGGCGCTCGCGGCGAAGTATCGTGGCGGCGAAATAGATCGCGCCGAACTCGACCGGCTCGTGGCCGATACGAGCGCGTTCCGCGAAGTACTCGCGCGCAAGCTCAAACAAGGTCGTGACCGGCTGCTCGAGCTGGCATCGTTTAACCGCGCGACAGCGGAGAGCGTGATCGAGCGCGTCCGGGCCGCCGATGCGGATCCGCGCGTGCGGCAGGTGCTGCTGGCGGTACTCGAGCATTTCGGCGTGGAGGTGAAGGAGCACGAAGCGGGCGACCTCGCCCTCGATCCGAGCCGCGCGTATCTCGAGAGTTTTCCGTCCGTTCCGGCCGAAGGCATGCTCGCGACGTTCAGCCGAAGTCGGGCGACCGCGCGCGAGGACCTGCGTTTCCTTTCGGCCGATCATCCGCTGATGCAGGACGCGCTCGATCTGCTGATCGACTCGCCGGCGGGAACGGCGGCATTCGGCACGATCGTTTCGGACCAGCCGAACCTGCTGCTCGAGGCGGTGTTCGTGCTCGAGACGGTGGCGGACTCGCGCTGGCGCGTGGATCAGTTTCTCGCACCGACGCCGGTGCGCGTGCTGATCGACCTGCGCGGCACCGACCTGACGGCGGAGCGCGATGCGCGTGCGGTGGCGCGGGAGTTCGAGGACGCCGACATCCATCGGTTTCTCGAGCGGCCGGGATTCGACGCGCCGTTGTTGCAGCGCATGCTGGCAGCGGCCAATGGGGTCGCGGCGGCGCGCACGGGCGAGCTCAAGTCCGAGGCACTCGCGCGTGCCACCGCAGCGTTGGATGCGGAGGCGCAACGGCTGGAGGATCTGCGCCGGCTCAACGACCAGGTCCGCCCGGAGGAGATCGAGCTCACGCGGCAGCAACTCCAGCACACGCGGACGGCGATCGAGCAGGCGCGACTGCGGCTCGACTCGATCCGGTTGATCGTCCAGGGCCCGGCGTGA